The genomic region ACACCCTTGCCCCTATCAATTTTCTTAATCAAGGCCTTAATTTCCTCCATGGCCTCATTTGTTCCAAGATCCAAGGCCATATCATAGCTATATGTGTTATTGCAATGGCTTAAAGTATTTGTAACATCTTTTAAGGAAGAGGCTATTCCATTGCCATGCATAATATAAAGTAAAACTGGATGTTCCTCTTCATCATTATTTTCATCTAATTCTGCAAAGAACATAGTTATTAAGGCTATTTCATGGGCAGGTAATTCCAAATTCAACTTGGCCTTCAACATAGTTGCTAATTCCATAGCAGCTGCATATTCTTGAGGATAATCTTCTATAATTTTAACTACTTTATCATTATCTATTCTCTGATGGGAAACCTTTAAAGTTAATAAGGAATTAATATGAAGACAAAGACCGTATAGTACATCTGAATTTAAATTTATTCCCCCACTCTTTTTGCTGGAATTATAAAAGTCAGTAATAATATCTATAACCCTTCTATCTACAATTTTTGAAAGCTGCTCTAAATTACTTGAATTATAAAATCCCTTATAATAACGATATTTATTAAATAAATTGCGGATATGGCTTCTAATCACATTTTCTATGCCCTTGTCATTTATCCCTAAATTAACTAATTCCTCATATTGTTTTCTAATTTCAGAATACATATCATACACAATATTAGGGGAATAATATTCTTCATTGCTAGTATTTTTATCATAAATAATAGCTTCCCTATTGCCTATTAATATATCAATTTCATTATCAGAGCTTTTTAGCTGTAAAAGGCTTTTTCTAATTTCTGACTTAAAATCATTAATACATACATAAATTTGTTGATTATTATTGACTACACGAACATAGGCATTGGCACAGGCAGCTTTAATTTCAAGTTCCAGGCCCTTAACATTATAGGCAAAATCTGATAGTAACAAGGCTTTTATTGCTTCTGCTGTAACCTCTATGCACCTATCTGAATTAGAGGCTTCCCTTTTAAAAAAGTGATTTATAAGATCAAACCTTTCCTTCAAAGGTCGATCCTTTAATTCTGGCAGTTCTATAGTTACTGGAATTATACGATTGATTTGTAAGCTGCTTTGAGGTGAACATGATAATACTAAGAATAAATCGTTAGCTTCTATTTCTTGAGATTTATCCTCTGAATATAGTTTTCCTGAATCTAAAAAGGCAAATAATCTGCTCTGCTGCTTGGCATCTAGCAAATCAACATTATCTATAAAAAGCATTCCTCCCTTAGCTCTTACAAAGGCACTTTTTTCTAAATTACCTTCAATACCGAAGAGTTCCTCACTTAGTATAGAAACATTTTTAGAATAATGCCTGCAGTCAATTTTTACATAGGGAGCATCTTCAGATAAAATTCCCCTTTCCTTAGCGAATTTAAACATTAGTGAAGCAAAGTAGGTTGTTCCACATCCAGTCTTAGAGGCAAGCAAAACATTTAGACTAGACCTAGGATATAAGATTGCAGCTTTAGCCAGCTGAATGGCATTTCTTAAGCTGCCATTATAACCTATAAGCTCTGTAAAACAGGATTTTTCTGAGCTTTTATGGCTTTCTTCTGGAAGTTTATAATATACTGGCCTTGTTGTAGTCTTAACCAGTTTTCCTTCCTTTACTAATTGATTTAATATAGAACTTACATTGGAACGCTGCAAAGCTAAGGCCTCTGCAATCTTCTTAGTTTCCAAGCCATTTTTATTCTTGCTATAGCTTTCCTTTTGTATGAATTCGTATACAATTTCCTTTACAGTTTTCACCTTATATTCTCCTTACCCTTTAAATATTAGTGTATATTGTGTATAAAGAAATAAGCTATACATGGTAATTATATTTTATACTCTTATTATAAATTCAAAAAAATTATTTTACAAACATCAAAAACAAAAATCAGATCAGTTTGGAGTGTTGAGTGTTGAGTGCGGAGTTAGGAGTGTGGAGTGTGGAGTTTGGAGTTGGGAGTGGGAGTTCAGTTAGGAGTTGGGAGTTAGTAGTGTGGAGTGGGGAGTTATGAAATAAAAAGAGGATGCTTTTCGCTTATTCGAAAATCATCCTCTTAACTACCTTAACTATGTTACTTAAGCATTTCTTCCATTGTGTTATTCAAAACATGATATATAGCCTTAGCAACTCCTAATTTATCGTTAGCATCTGTAACATATTTTGCTATAGCTATGACTTCTGGTATAGCATTTTTCATGGCAACAGTTTCTTCAAAAATTTCAAACATTGAATAATCATTAAAGCTGTCTCCTAGGATCATAACTTCTTCTCTCTTTAAGCCCATCTTAGTTGCAACTTTTTCTAAGATGATTCCCTTTTGGGCATTTTCATCAGTTATTTCTATATTATCTGCAAAGGAAGAAGTTATATTTAAGCCCTCAACTTCAGCTATTTTTTTCTTTACCTTATTTATAAAATCTATATCTTTATGGAAGGCAACAAACTTTCTTACTTCTATACCCGCTTCAAAGAACTTATTAATATCATCTATGTACTTTAAGCATGTAAAGAAACCTAGTTTTTCAGATATTTTTCTTGCTTCCTCTTCTGTCATTCCCTTATTAAAGCTAAGAGTTCTAAAAATAACTTCCTGTAGAGCTTCTTCTCTTGTAGAAGTTGTAAAAACTCCCTTGTTTGTAAATATACGGGCTGATAATTTATATTCATTTAGTATATCTATAATTTTTTTTGCTCTCTCATGATTTATATTAATAACATCAAGAATATTTCCATCTTCATCCCTATACTCTGCACCATTTGATAAGATACATTGAGCTTTTATATTATGCTTCTCTAATATATCTTTAACACTGTCATATTCTCTTCCTGTAGATATGGCAAAGGTTATTCCGGCTTCTTCTGCCTTTCTAATTGCTTCGACTGTTTCTTTATCTATGTCATGGGCATTATTTAATAAAGTCCCATCCATATCTGATGCTATAAGTTTTATCATTTATTTTCCCCCTCTTGACTGTATTTTTACACCTATATATATCTTACCACATTAGAGGACTTAATGGTATAAATTAATTTCTCCTTTTAAAACTATAACACTATCACCACTTAATTTTACTCTATCCTTTTCTAGCAGTTCTATTAAAATTTCTCCACCTCTATTAGATGCTTGATAGGCTATCATTTCCCTCTTATTTAAGATACTACTCCAGTAAGATGCTAATAAGCTATGTAATGCCCCTGTTACAGGATCTTCATTTACTCCACCCCAAGGATTAAAATATCTTGAGATAAAATCATATTTCTCACCATCCCTGCAAGTTACTCCAATCCCCTTAATGCTATTATCTGAATTAAGGAGCTTTAATTTTTCAAAATCTGGCCTTAATTTAATTATTTTTTCCTTACTTTCTACTTCTATAACAGCTTTTTTGGTTTTTTCTCCTATTATAATTTTTTTAAATTCCTTAAGTCCCAATGCATATGGAAATTCCTTATCCAACTTATAATCCAAAGCCTTATCTATTGGAAAGTCTAAACTTATTTTGCTGCCTTCTTTTTTAGCTCTTAAAAAACCACTCTTAGTTTCATATTTTATTTCTTTAGCTTTAAAATTATATTCCTCAAATAACACCTTTGAAGCTGCTATAGTACCATGACCGCATAAATCTACTTCCACTTCTGGAGTAAACCATCTTAATGAAAATAAACTGCAGCTGCCTATATCATCAGTATCTATAGGCCTGACAAAGGCTGTTTCTGATAAATTCATTTCCTGAGCAATATTTTTCATTAACTCCTCATTAAGCTCCTCTTCTAGAATACAAACTCCGGCTGGATTTCCTTTAAATACTTCATCAGTAAAAGCATCCACTTGATATATCTTAATTCTATTCATAATATCCCCCATATAAAAATTATAATATTATTCATTATAATAATTTATTTGTTGATTTGCCAATCTTTCCTTTTGTTTTTCTAATCTTATTTTATACTCAGTCCAATTTCTAACTTCTTTAGGAGTCCAGCCTATTTCTGCATAGCTTAGCAATCTTGGATATATCATATAATCCATAGCTATTCCATCCTCAATTGTTTCTGTCCATAGGGGAGCCTCTATACCTAAAATTAATTCCTTAGGGGCATAATCAGTTAAATCCCAGCTGTAGGATGTTTCTATAGGAATAAGTCCAGCCCAATCTAAGCCGTAAGAAGAATTTTCATCATACTTCATATCTAGATAGCTCTTTCCAGCAATTGAAATTATTATTTTCATTCTTTTTTCCCTAGCTGCAGCATTAGTATCTCTCCAATTTTGCAATATAACTGAGGAATCTATTTCAGGAGATGTATCTATTGGATCCCAGCCTATTGGAATTTTGCCATACTTTTGAACTATCTTTGCAACTCGTCCTACAAAATAATCATACCCTTCCTTAGGCGTTGCTTCTGCTTCATCTCCACCTATATGAATATACTTAGAAGGTGATATTGCTGAAAGTTCTTTAATTATATCTTCAATAAATTCATAAGTCTTTTCATCATCAGTCCTAAAGGAACTAAAACCCACCTCTGTGCCTGTATATAAGTCTTTTCTTTGTCCATCAGGATTTAAAAATCCATAGGAAGCTAAGGCTGCATTGCTGTGGCCTGGCATATCAAATTCTGGAATTATTTCTATGTATCTTTCCTTTGCAAAATTTACTATATCTATAAAGTCCTCTTGACTGTAAAATCCTCCAGGACCTCCGCCTACTTCTGTACTGGCTCCAATATTAGTTAAATCTGGCCACTTTTTTATTTCTAAGCGCCAGCCCTGATCATCACTTAAGTGTAAATGAAGCTTATTTATTTTATATTGGGCTGCATTTTCTATTTGGCGCTTGATTTCATCAACTGTAAAAAAGTGCCTTGCAACATCAAGCATTAAGCCCCTATATTCATATTCAGGTTTATCTTCAATTCTTGAAGAGGCTATACTCCATTTAATATTGGAAACTAATGTATCTTTTTCTATATCTGGAGGCAGCATTTGCCTTAAAGTCTGAATAGCCCTAAACAAACCTTCTGGCTTATAGGCTGTAATTTTTATATTTTCCGGACTAATTATTATTTGATAACCTTCATTTCCCATATCTTCAGTTCCGCCTATAGTTGTCAGATATATGCTTCCCTCTGGAGCCTCTTGTAATTTTATAATAGGAAGATCAAAGCCTGTGGCTGGCATTATTTTTCCTTTAAAATATTCAGCAATTTTTGAAATTTCCTCTGTTTCTTCCTCGCTATTTCCTGCAATATAAATTGAACTATCTTCCTTGATAATAAATTCTCCCTTTTCAGGTTTGTACAATAAAGGCTTGGGAACAATAATATAATCATTTTCTGCTGTAACAGTTAACTTATTTTCTTCTTTATTATAGAAAAATATTACTAAAGAACTAATTAAACTAATTATAAATAGAAAAATTATAAATTTATATCTTTTGTCTATCTCCTTTATTTTCATTCTTTTCACATCCTTAGATTTTTATATTTTTCTTATTATTAGTATTAGATAGAGCAGCCTTTATCATTCATTTTGTTATTAAAAATAAAAACTTTGCATCTTTATGTTTAAATTTCCATTACAAAATCCCTTGCAATTTATTTTTAGTGATGTTATTATATTCTCACAACAAGAAACAAGAACTTGTTTCAAAAAAATTAATTTAAAGTCTGGAATACTCGTTAAGCTCTTATTTTGAACCTACACATGTGCTACGGGAGTTCAATATTTAGGTGTGGAAATGTAATTTCATGTGAGTCCCCTTTGCGGCATTGAAACTGATTGAAGCATCTGTGAGAACACCCACCTATCGAGAGATAGGGATCAAAATCAGAGTACCGGTATTTTGGATATTAATTTAGAAATCAAAGATGGCCAATGCTTTAAGCATTGGCCTTTTAGCTTTTCTTAATTTTAGATTAATATCTTTAAAAAATCTTCTATTTCCTCATCTTCTAAATATATTTGTCCTAAGGTTCCATGTTTTAAATCTTCCTTTGAAAGTCTATGAAAATCAGAACCTGCTGTATATACTATATTTTTTTCCTTTGCTATATTTATAAAGTACTCTTCCTCCCCAGGCTTATTTCTATAATATCTTGCTTCTATCCCATCAAAATTTAAATTTATTACATTTTCAAAAACTTCCCTTTTAAGACGGGTTGGATGAGCTAAAACAACCTTAGCATTAAAATAATGAAGCAGTTCTATTCCTGCTGCTGTGCTTATTTTACCCCCTTCTGACTTAAAACTTAATTGCCCCTTAAAATGCTGCTGGCAAGCCTTAAACTTCTTTTTTCGCAAATTTGATAAAATCATTTTTAATTCATCATTTGTATAGTTATCATCAGTAAAATAACCTAGAATGTGAACCTTATTTCCCTTATATCTTGTAGATAACTCTATCCCAGGTATTACTTTAACTCCAAAGATTTCTCCAACTTTAACCGCCTGTTTATTCCCATTTATAGTATCATGGTCAGTTAAAGCAATTATGTCTACCCTTCTTTCCTTTGCTAATAAAACTAATTCTCCCGGCTTTAGTTCCCCATCTGACTCTGTAGAATGAATATGAAAGTCTCCCTTAGTGTACATCTTTTTTACCCTTAATAATTACTTACTAATTCATAATATTTCTATTAAGCAATTTTTGATATGTTTTTTTAATACAAATATAAAAGCTAGATAAAATAAAATTTTTATACGAAAAATTTCACTACTCTTCTTCATAGCAAATAACAGGAGTACCTTCTTCTATGTTTTCATATATTTTTTTTGCTAAATATTTAGGAGAATTAACACATCCATGACTGCCATTTCTTTTATATATCTCTCCCCCAAAGGAATATCTCCAGCTTGCATCATGTATTCCTATATTCCCATTAAAAGGCATCCAATAGCTTACATTAGCTTCATAGCCTGGTCCTCTTAAAGTTGAGCCCATTTCCTTATAATTAATCATGTAAATTCCAACAGGTGTTCCAAAACCTCTAGTTGGATTACCTGTTACTACAGAGCCATGAGCTATTAATTTTCCCTCCTTATAAAACCATAAATGCTGCTTTGTTATATTTATTTCTACATAGCTATCACCTATATCGTCCTCTTCCCTAGATATTGCTGTTTGAGCATATATAGGCTCTTTCTCAAGAATATCTCCATTTTTTATGTTTTCTATTAGAGCTTCAATTTCTT from Clostridium isatidis harbors:
- a CDS encoding Cof-type HAD-IIB family hydrolase translates to MIKLIASDMDGTLLNNAHDIDKETVEAIRKAEEAGITFAISTGREYDSVKDILEKHNIKAQCILSNGAEYRDEDGNILDVININHERAKKIIDILNEYKLSARIFTNKGVFTTSTREEALQEVIFRTLSFNKGMTEEEARKISEKLGFFTCLKYIDDINKFFEAGIEVRKFVAFHKDIDFINKVKKKIAEVEGLNITSSFADNIEITDENAQKGIILEKVATKMGLKREEVMILGDSFNDYSMFEIFEETVAMKNAIPEVIAIAKYVTDANDKLGVAKAIYHVLNNTMEEMLK
- a CDS encoding PRD domain-containing protein gives rise to the protein MKTVKEIVYEFIQKESYSKNKNGLETKKIAEALALQRSNVSSILNQLVKEGKLVKTTTRPVYYKLPEESHKSSEKSCFTELIGYNGSLRNAIQLAKAAILYPRSSLNVLLASKTGCGTTYFASLMFKFAKERGILSEDAPYVKIDCRHYSKNVSILSEELFGIEGNLEKSAFVRAKGGMLFIDNVDLLDAKQQSRLFAFLDSGKLYSEDKSQEIEANDLFLVLSCSPQSSLQINRIIPVTIELPELKDRPLKERFDLINHFFKREASNSDRCIEVTAEAIKALLLSDFAYNVKGLELEIKAACANAYVRVVNNNQQIYVCINDFKSEIRKSLLQLKSSDNEIDILIGNREAIIYDKNTSNEEYYSPNIVYDMYSEIRKQYEELVNLGINDKGIENVIRSHIRNLFNKYRYYKGFYNSSNLEQLSKIVDRRVIDIITDFYNSSKKSGGINLNSDVLYGLCLHINSLLTLKVSHQRIDNDKVVKIIEDYPQEYAAAMELATMLKAKLNLELPAHEIALITMFFAELDENNDEEEHPVLLYIMHGNGIASSLKDVTNTLSHCNNTYSYDMALDLGTNEAMEEIKALIKKIDRGKGVIVIYDMGSIKTMLETIAEEIDTKIRCINIPITLIGIDVARKCSMESDIDYVYHMANLEINNMRKNEEKGNKLIITLCHTGEGGAAQLKLYIDQNSKLGMKTVALSISSRDELLRELLNFKKSYNIHAFVGTYDPKLLGIPFISIKKIFENPKEDIDKILMFEPLGSASVNYNDIYQYLEEQFKYVSISKLKNVLPNVIDELSAYFSLNEDQKVGLFMHLACLMERLLEGKLVANNPEKNKIIFLFEEDYNVIVKILKALEKTFKVIIDDNEIATIIMMMKKL
- a CDS encoding PHP domain-containing protein, translated to MYTKGDFHIHSTESDGELKPGELVLLAKERRVDIIALTDHDTINGNKQAVKVGEIFGVKVIPGIELSTRYKGNKVHILGYFTDDNYTNDELKMILSNLRKKKFKACQQHFKGQLSFKSEGGKISTAAGIELLHYFNAKVVLAHPTRLKREVFENVINLNFDGIEARYYRNKPGEEEYFINIAKEKNIVYTAGSDFHRLSKEDLKHGTLGQIYLEDEEIEDFLKILI
- a CDS encoding family 20 glycosylhydrolase, yielding MKIKEIDKRYKFIIFLFIISLISSLVIFFYNKEENKLTVTAENDYIIVPKPLLYKPEKGEFIIKEDSSIYIAGNSEEETEEISKIAEYFKGKIMPATGFDLPIIKLQEAPEGSIYLTTIGGTEDMGNEGYQIIISPENIKITAYKPEGLFRAIQTLRQMLPPDIEKDTLVSNIKWSIASSRIEDKPEYEYRGLMLDVARHFFTVDEIKRQIENAAQYKINKLHLHLSDDQGWRLEIKKWPDLTNIGASTEVGGGPGGFYSQEDFIDIVNFAKERYIEIIPEFDMPGHSNAALASYGFLNPDGQRKDLYTGTEVGFSSFRTDDEKTYEFIEDIIKELSAISPSKYIHIGGDEAEATPKEGYDYFVGRVAKIVQKYGKIPIGWDPIDTSPEIDSSVILQNWRDTNAAAREKRMKIIISIAGKSYLDMKYDENSSYGLDWAGLIPIETSYSWDLTDYAPKELILGIEAPLWTETIEDGIAMDYMIYPRLLSYAEIGWTPKEVRNWTEYKIRLEKQKERLANQQINYYNE
- a CDS encoding PhzF family phenazine biosynthesis protein encodes the protein MNRIKIYQVDAFTDEVFKGNPAGVCILEEELNEELMKNIAQEMNLSETAFVRPIDTDDIGSCSLFSLRWFTPEVEVDLCGHGTIAASKVLFEEYNFKAKEIKYETKSGFLRAKKEGSKISLDFPIDKALDYKLDKEFPYALGLKEFKKIIIGEKTKKAVIEVESKEKIIKLRPDFEKLKLLNSDNSIKGIGVTCRDGEKYDFISRYFNPWGGVNEDPVTGALHSLLASYWSSILNKREMIAYQASNRGGEILIELLEKDRVKLSGDSVIVLKGEINLYH